TACGACTACAACGAATCGGGCGAAATGGTCTTCATAGGCACCGCCCAGGCCTACCGGGGCCTGTTTTTGATTGACCGCGACGGTATTGTGCGCCACCAGCTCGTGAACGACCGCTTTCTGGGCCGCCGTATCTCCGATGCCCTGCGCGTGGTAGATGCCCTGCGTCACTTTGAGGAGCACGGCGAAACCTGCCCGGCTAACTGGGAAGCGGAGGAGGGAATTATCGGCTGAAAGTCAGGAGCTAGCTAGTTGGCCGATGCCAGGCCAGCCCCATAACCCCTCGAAAGCGTTAATTTTGGGACCGCAGCCGGACTTTTACTTTCCGGGTACGGTCTTTTTTGCGCTTTCTCTATTCGTTAGGACTTTCGCTTTATGCGCTGCTGCTGCGCCTGGTAGCTCCGTTTGTGCCCAAGGCGGCGGCCTGGGTAGCGGGCCGCGCCGGGCTGCTGGCGCGCGTTGAGCAGGCGCTGGCCGGCGATGCTGCCCCGCGCCTGTGGGTTCATTGCGCCTCCTTGGGCGAGTTTGAGCAGGGCCGCCCGCTTATTGAGGGCCTACGGCAGCAATACCCCGGCCACAAAATCGTGCTCACGTTTTTCTCACCCTCGGGCTACGAGGTGCGCAAAAGCTGGCCGGGAGCCGACTACGTCTTTTACCTGCCGCTCGATACGGCCGGCAATGCCCGGCGCTTTGTGGCGGCGGTGCAGCCGCGGCTGGCAGTCTTTGTCAAGTACGAATTCTGGTATTTCTTTCTGCGCGAATTGCGCGCGCAGGGTATTCCGGCAGTAGTTGTGGCGGCTATCTTCCGGCCTCAGCAGCCATTCTTCCGGCCCTGGGGAGGTTTTTTTCGGCAGATTCTCGGCCAGCTGACGCACATTTTCACGCAGAATGAGGCCTCCGCCGACTTGCTGCGTGGCATCGGCCTCACGCGGGTAAGCGTAGCCGGCGATACGCGCTTCGATACCGTGGCAGCAACGGCGCTGGCCCCCGCCCGCCCCCTGCCCCTGGCCGAAGCCTTCGTGGCCGACGGCGCGCCGGTGCTCGTGGCCGGTAGCGTGTGGCCCGAAGACCTGCCCGCGCTGGCGCCGCTGCTGCGCAAGCACGCCCGCACCATGCGCTTTATTGTGGCCCCGCACGAGGTATCGGAGGCGCATTTGCAGGAGATAGAAGCCGCCATGCCGGGCCTTACGCTGCGCTACTCGCGGGCCGTGCCCGGCACGGTAGCCGAGGCCCGGCTGCTGCTTATCGACAATGTAGGGATGCTCAGCCAGCTTTACCGGTTTGGGCAGTTTGCCTACATCGGCGGGGCCTTTGGGGCGGGGCTGCACAACACGCTGGAAGCGGCGGCCTTTGGGCTGCCCGTGTATTTCGGGCCGCGCTACGCCCGGTTTCAGGAAGCCGTGGAGCTGGTGCAGCTCGGCTGCGCGTTTCCGGTGCAATCGGCCCGGCAGCTGGAGGCGGCGTTCGACCGGCTCTATTACAATGAAGAAGCGCGGCTGAAGGTCCAGGACCTTTGCCTCGACTACGTGCACCAGCACGCGGGGGCCACAAGCCGCATTCTTAGGGAGTTAAAAGTGAAGGGTTAAAAGTTAGAAGTTGTGGGGCGGCCTCTGGCAAGGCAGTCTTTAACTTCTCAGAACAGCCTATTCAACTCCTGACTCTTACCTCCTAACTTTTAACTCAAAAATGACTGGCATCGTCGTTAAATCTACCGGCTCGTGGTACGTGGTGCGCGACACTACCAGCGGACAGCTGCACCGCTGCCGGCTCCGGGGCAAGTTTAAAAACAAGGGGCTGAAAGTGAGTAACCCACTGGCCGTGGGCGACGTGGTGGAGTTTGACCTGCCGGAGCAGTCGGAGGGCGCGGGCGTGATTCATACTATCCGGCCGCGCCGCAACTACATCATCCGGCGCTCGGTACATAAGAGTGAGCACGCCCACATTGTAGCCGCTAACCTCGACCAGGCGCTGCTGGTAGTAACGCTGGTGTCGCCGGCCACCTCGTTTGGGTTTATCGACCGATTTTTGGTTACGGCCGAGGCGTACCACATTCCGGCGCAGCTTATTTTCAATAAATCTGACTTATACGACGACGATACGCTCGACTATCAGCGCCAGATTGCCGGCATGTACGCCAGCCTGGGCTACCCCAGCGTGCTGTGCTCGGCCGAAACCGGGGCCAACGTAGCGGCCGTGGCCGCGCTGCTGCCGGGCAAGACCTCGCTGCTGTCGGGCCACTCGGGCGTGGGCAAAAGCACGCTGATAAATGTGCTGGTGCCCGACCTGGATTTGAAAACGGCCGAAATCAGCGCCTTTTCAGATAAGGGCAAGCACACGACGACCTTCGCCGAGATGCTGGAAGTATCGCCCGAAACCTATATTATCGATACGCCCGGCATCAAGGAGTTGGGCCTGGTGGACGTGCCCGCCGCCGAGCTGGCCGGCTACTTCCCCGAGATGCGCGCCCTGCTGGGCCAGTGCCGCTACCACAACTGCCAGCACGTGCACGAGCCCGGCTGCGCCGTGCGCGAAGCCGTGGATAAGGGCCAGCTGGCCGTGCCGCGCTACGAAAGCTACGTGAGTATGCTCCACGATGAGGACAACCGGCACTAGGTTTTTAATGTAGGAGAATGTGAGGAATGTGAAAGATGTGAGAATGTGGAAAATGTGAGGAATAGAAAGAAGCAGCTTCCACATTCTCACATTCTCCACATCTCCCACATTCTACACTTCTCCCACATTCTACACTTCTCCCACATTCTTCACATCTCCCACATTCTGCACTTCTCCCACATTTTCCACATATCCTCTATTAAAAATAATGAAAATTGCTTTTCTGGGCCTGGGCAGCATGGGTGCCGCCATGGCGGCCAACCTGCTTAAAGCCGGCTTTCCCCTTACCGTTTATAACCGCAGCGCCGACAAGGCCGAGCCCCTGCGCCGGCAGGGCGCTACCGTGGCGGCCACGCCCGCCGAAGCCGTGCGCGAGGCCGATATCGTGTTTACGATGGTTACCGACGACCACGCGCTTACGGACCTTACCACCGGCCCCAACGGCATCCTCACCACCCTGCGTAAGGGCGCCATCCATGCCTCGTGCAGCACCGTAGCGCCCGATACCAACCGCCGCCTGGCCGAGGCGCACGCCGCGCACGGCTCCTTCTTGGTAGCCTCGCCGGTGTTTGGCAAGCCCGACGTGGCGGCCGCCGGTAAGCTCTGGATTGGCTCTTCGGGGCCGGCCGAAGCCCGCGAGCGGCTCAGACCGGCGCAGGCCGCCATCGGCCAGGGCACCCACGACTTTGGCGACGACCCCGGCGCGGCCAGCGTGGCCAAGCTCTGCGGCAACTTCCTGCTCGGCACCGTGATTGAAGGGATGGCCGAAGCCCTGACGCTGGCCGAAAAGTGCGGCCTCGACCGCGTGGGCTTCTACGAGATGCTAACCAGCACCCTCTTCAACAACCCGATTTATAAAAGCTACGGCAAGCTCATTGCCGAGCAGCACTACCAGCCGGTGGGCGCGCCGCCCGCCATTATCCGCAAAGACATGAACCTGGTGGTGCAGGAGGCTTATAAGAATGAGGTGCCCATGCCCTTTGCCAACCTCATCCGCGACCGCCTCACCGCCACCGTGGCCCTGGGCGAGCCCGACGTGGACTGGGCCAGCTTCGCCAAAAGAGTATCGGAAGACGCGGGACTTCATTAATGGTTAATGCATGAATAGTTAATGGTTAATGATTAATATACTCAACGTATCGGAGCAACATTAACCATTTATGCATTAACCATTAATGTCTACTTCGCCAGCGGGAGCACCACGGTATCAATGATGTGCGTCACGCCGTTCTTGGAAATCACGTCGGCAATCTGCACCGTGGCGGGGGCGTCTTTGCCGTTGCCTACCATCACTTTGCCATCCTTCACCGAGATGTGCAGCTTCTCGCCGTTCACGGTAGTCAACTCCTGGCCGTCTTTGAGGTCGGCGGCCACGAGGCGGCCGGGGATAACGTGGTAGGTGAGCACGCCCTTAAGCTTAGCCGCGTTGGCGGGGTCTTGCAGGGCCGCCACGGCTGCCTTCGGCAGCTTGTTAAAAGCCGCGTTGGTAGGCGCAAAAACCGTGAAGGGCCCCGTGCCTTTCAGGGTCTCAACCAGGCCGGCCTGCTTCACCAATGCTACCAGCGTGCTTACGCTCTTGGCGGCAGCAGCATTGTCAACGATGTCTTTGTCGGCCGTCATGGCTACGCCGTCTACCAGTACGCCCTTGGGCTTGGCCATGCGGGCCGAGTCGCCGGCCATCGCGGCTACCGAATCGGCGGGGTTAGCGGTGCTTTTTTCAGTAGTCGTGGTGGTTTCGGTGGTTTTGTCGCCGCCGCAGCTTGTGAAACCAAGACTGAGGGTAAGGGCGGCCAGCGGGAAGAATAGCTTCTTCATGAAAAAATAGAAAGGAGGAAAAAAGTGGAACTCTGGCGCAAGATTACGTAATAGCCAGGGCCTTCGGTTTAGCAAACCCCAACCCGACACGGCCTGTTTTACCTTCGCAGGGCCTACGGCATATGCTGGGCCATTTTCCCACCCTTCACACCGCTTATTTTTTCGATGAAAACCGCTGAAATCCACACGCCTAAGGGCATCATGAAAGTCGAGTTCTACGAGCAGGACGCGCCCAACACCGTGAAAAACTTCACCGACCTGGCCAAGAAAGGCTTCTACGACGGCACCAAGTTTCACCGCGTTATCCCGAATTTTGTGATTCAGGGCGGCGACCCCAACACCAAGCCCGGCGCCAAAGGCGCGCCCGGCACCGGCGGCCCCGGCTACAAAATCGACTGCGAAACCAGCGGCGGCCACCAGTACCACGAGCGCGGCGCCCTTAGCATGGCCCACGCCGGCAAAAACACCGGCGGCTCGCAGTTTTTTATCGCCCACTCGCGCGACAATACCGCCCACCTCGACCGCGTGCATACCGTGTTCGGCAAAGTGGTAGAGGGCCTGGACGTGATTGACCAGATTCGGGGCAACGACGAGATTACCAGGATTGTAGTAAAAGACGAGTAGCACACTGGTGCCCCTTACACCAATTTGGAAGCTGCTTTAAGAAAAAGCCCCGCGTACCAGACTGGTACGCGGGGCTTTTTACTACTCACGCGCGGACTCGCAGAGTCCACGCTACCTTGCTACCGGCGGCGGCGGGGCTTTTCCTCTTCCTCGTCGTCATCATCGCCGAAGCTGGGCATGGTGAACATAGAGGAAAGCAAATCTTTGAACTGGGCGCCGCCCGTGAGGCGGTTGCGCGAGATGAGCGAGTGCTCGGCCAGGCCGTGCAGCAGGAATTCCATCAGGAAATAAGTCGTTTCGGCATCGTCCTTGGGGTGCAGCTCGGTTACGATGGCGCGCAGGCCGGGCACTTTGTCGAGGGCGGCGCGGTAGTCTTCGGTGCTGGCGTCGTGCAGGATATCGAGCGTGTTGCCGTTGCCAAACCACTCCTGCACCGTTTTGTAGGGCGAGGGGCGGTTTTTGAGCTTCTTAGCCTTGTCGGGGTCGGGGAAATAGTTCAGGAACAGCGTGCGGATGGCCTTGCCCATGAGCTTCTCGGCCACGATGCCGGCGCCCTCCTGTTCGCCCTCGTACACCAATTCGACCTTGCCCGTGATGGCAGGCACGGCCGAGATAAAGTCGGCCACGCGCACGTAGGTGCTGGTTTCACCGTTGATGAGCGCCCGGCGCTCGGCCCCGGCAATCACCTGCTCGTAGGCCGAGATGGTGAGGCGGGCCGATACGCCCGACTTGGCATCGACAAACTCGGAGCCGCGCGCCTCAACGGCCACCTGTTCCACGAGGTCGTGGATGATTTCGTTGCTGGTTACCAGGCCTTTCTGCTCCTCTTTGATGCGGGCTTCCTGCTTGGTAATGCGCTTGCCGATTTCAATCGACTTGGGATAGTGCGTGATAATCTGGGCGTCGATGCGGTCCTTGAGCGGCGTTACGATGCTACCCCGGTTGGTGTAGTCCTCGGGGTTGGCCGTGAACACAAACTGGATATCGAGCGGCAGGCGCACCTTGAAGCCGCGAATCTGGATGTCGCCCTCCTGCAATATATTAAATAGCGAAACCTGAATACGGGCCTGTAAGTCGGGTAATTCGTTGATTACGAAAATGCCCCGGTGCGCGCGCGGAATCAGGCCGAAGTGAATAACCCGCTCATCGGAGTACGGCAGTTTGAGCGTGGCGGCCTTGATGGGGTCGGCGTCGCCGATGAGGTCGGCCACCGACACGTCGGGCGTCGCCAGCTTCTCGGTGTAGCGGTCGTTGCGGTGCATCCAGCTCACGGGCGTGTCGTCGCCCTTCTCGGCAATGAGGTTTTTGGCAAATACCGACAGCGGCTGCAACGGGTCGTCGTTCAGCTCCGAGCCTTCGACCACGGGCATATACTCATCGAGCAGGTTGATGAGCAGGCGCGCGATGCGCGTCTTGGCCTGGCCGCGCAAGCCCAGCAGGTTGATGTGGTGCCCGGCCAGAATAGCGCGCTGCAACTCGGGTATCACGGTTTCCTCGTAGCCGAAGATGCCGGGAAACACATCCTCTTTGTTTTTGAGTTTAGAAATGAGGTTGTCCCGCAGCTCTTGTTTCACGGTGCGGGGCTGGTAACCACTGGCGCGGAGCTGGCCCAGGGTGCGGATAGTTTCGTGCTTCATTAGGTCTTAAACCCGCTTAACGGGCGTGTGGTTCAGCCGGGCAGCGGCGAGTTGAACGTGGATAGTATTCAAAAAACGCTTCCCATTTCCCGGTTAGAAATAGGAAGCGTTTTTGCAGCGACAAGCAGTAGCTTACAACGACTTGCGCCGGTTCTTTTTATAGTCTTCAAATACCAGGTGCCCCAGCCCTTTCAGGCCCGAGTAATAGGCCTTGCCCTGGTTTACTTCCGTAAACTCCTCCACGAATTTTTGCAAATACGGGTCGGAGGTAATCATGAAGGTGGTAATCGGAATCTTGATGCGGCGGGCGGCGGCGGCCAGGTTCAGCGTCTTGTTCACCACCTTGCGGTCGAGGCCAAACGAGTTTTTGTAGTAGCCGTTGCCTTCCTTAAGGCAGGTCGGCTTGCCGTCGGTAATCATGAAAATCTGCTTGTTGGGCGTTTTACGCTTGCGCAGCAAATCCATCGCCAGCTCCAGGCCGGCCACCGTGTTGGTATGGTAGGGGCCGACCTGCAGATAGGGCAAGTCCTTGACCTCAATCTGCCAGGCGTCGTTGCCGAACACAATCACGTCGAGCGTGTCCTTAGGGTATTTCTGCTTCACCAGCTCGGCCAGCGCCATCGCCACCTTTTTGGCGGGCGTGATGCGGTCCTCGCCGTAGAGTATCATCGAGTGGGAGATGTCAATCATCAGCACCGTGCTGGTCTGGGACTTATGCTCGTTTTCGCGCACTTCGAGGTCGCCCTCGGTCAGCATGAAATTGTCGCCGTCCATGCCGTGGTTGAGCTGGGCATTGCGGATGGATTCCGACATCTGAATCTGCTCCAGCGAGTCACCGAAGCGGAACTCGCGCAGGTCGGTACTCTGCTCGTCGCCCTGTCCGGTGTGGGGCGTACGGTGGTTGCCGGTGCTGCTCTTCTTGAGCTTGCCGAAAATCTCCTCCAGCGCCGATTTGCGGATTTTCTGCTCGGTCTTGGGCGTGATTTTCAGCTCGCCCCGCTCCTGCTCATTCTCATCGATGTAGCCCTTTTTCTTGAGGTCGTCGATGAAGTTTCCCATGCCGTAGTCGTTGTCAGTGAGGCCGTACTGCTTGTCGAGCTCATTGAGCCACTGCAACGCCTCGCCCACGTCGCCGCTGGTGATGGTAATGAGCTGCATAAAGAGCTTGAATAACTGCTCAAATCCCTTATCGCCCGAGTTTTCATCGGGCACAAAATCACGAAAGCGAACCCCAATAGCCATAATAATCTACGTAACGGTAGTGGTGGCAAAAACAACGGCCCGCGGGGCAATGTTCATTATCCCATGAAAGCCATCTGGAATAATACCGTCGTGGCCGAGAGCGACGACACCGTTGTGGTTGAGAATAACCACTATTTCCCCGCAAGCTCGCTCAAAAAAGAGTTTTTTGAGGACAGCATTGCCCACACCACCTGCCCCTGGAAAGGCCGCGCCAGCTACTACTCGCTGCGCGTAAACGACGCGCTCAACAAGGATGCCGCCTGGTATTACCCCCAGCCCAGCCCCGCCGCCGCCAACATTCAGGGCCGGGTAGCATTCTGGAAGGGCGTGAAGATTGAGGCGTAGTAAAAAGCGTGCTGCCTCGACAAGCAGCTGCCTGTCGAGGCAGCACGTTTTTTACTACGCCCTAAACAGCTTCGTTAGCGTTTGCTCTTCAAGGAATTATCACCACTTTGCCGGTGGTATGCTTCGACTCAATCTGCTCGAAGGCCTTTTTCACCTCAGCCAGCGGGAAGGTAGCCGCGATGGGCAGGTGCAGCTTACCGGCATCGGCCAGCTCGCGCAGGTGGTCGAGGTCGGGCACGCTGGGCTGGGCCATTACGTGCGTGAAATAGACGCCGGGGGGCAAGCTTAGTGCTTTACCATCGTTGAGCACCGAGATGAGCCGGCCGGCCGGCTTCAGCGCCGCCAGGCTCTGGGTAAGCGTGTCGCCGCTAATGGCGTCAAACAGTAGGTCAACGCCTTCCGGAGCTATTTTCTTTACCGATTCGGCTACCGGGCCGGCCGCGTAGTCGATGGTAAAATCGGCTCCGAGCTTACTCATATAGTCGGCATTTTGGGCGCTGGCCACGGCTATCACCGTGGCTCCTACGCTTTTGGCCAGCTGAATAGCTACGCTGCCAACTCCGCCCGACGCCCCCAGAATCAGAACGGTTTCGCCGCTTTTCAGCTTACCGGCCGTGAAAACCGACTGATAGGCCGTGAGCCCCGCCAGCGGCAGGCCGCCGGCTTCTTCCCAGCTGAGGGTAGCCGGGCGCCGCGCCAGATAGCATTCAGGAATTACTATGTATTCGGCAAAAGTGCCGTGCTGTACCACGGGGCGGCGCACGTAGCCATACACCTCGGCACCGTCAGCGAAGCGGGAAGCTCCGTGGCCGCGCTTTTCAACTACCCCGGCCACGTCCCAGCCCGGCACGGCCGGGAAAGCGTTGGGCACTACCTGCTGAAAATAGCCTTCCCGCACGATGTAATCGACGGGGTTAATACCGGCGGCTTTTACGCGCAGCAGCACGTCGCCCTCGCCCAGTTCGGGCAGGTCAAGGGGGCCAACCTTTATTTTATCGATGCCGCCAAACTCGGTGTAGTAGGCGGCTTGCGTTTGCTTTGCCATTGGAAAAGGAGAATTACGAGTGGTAAGTACCTGCTCATAACCAGGGCCCCGCCCAATAGTTAGGGCGCATGAAAAAGCTCCGGCTGCGCAGGGCAGCCGGAGCTTTTTTCGGTTTCAGCGCGGCCGGGCCGTTAGCTAATCCACTTAAACTTGTATTCGAGCTTGGGCACCGGCATGCGGTCGCTAACGCGGCGCAGGCGGTTGGGCAGGGCCATTACGTAGTCGCGGGCCTTCTCGGCGGCGGGCGTCAGGCCGGTATGGTCCGCAATTTTCCAGTCCGTGATGAGCGTATCCAGGATATCGGTATAGTCGCTGCTGGTGTATACCCCGAGGCGCTGAGCGGCATCGGTGAAGTGCCCGAAGGTTTTGCCCATATCCACGCCCAGCTCGCGCATGTAGTGCGCCGGCATCACGATTTTCTTGCGCATCATGTCCTCGAAGGCCAGCATCATCTCGCTGGGGTCCAGCTCGAAAATCTTTTCCACGAAGGTTTTGTAGGCGCGAGCGTGGCGGTTTTCGTCGCCGGCAATCATGCCGCAGATTTTCGAGAGCTGGTCGTCGCCGGCGGTGCGGGCCAGCTGGCCCACGCGGCGGTGCGAGATGTTGGTAGCCATCTCCTGGTAGCTCGTGTACACGAAGGCGCGGTACGGGTCGTTGGCCGTGCCCAGGTCGAAGCCGTCGTTAATCAGGTACTGCGTGCTGACCTCAAACTCGCGCATGTTTACGCGGCCGCAGAGGTAGAGGTAGCGGTTGAGCAGGTCGCCGTGGCGGTTTTCCTCGGCCGTCCAGCCCCGAATCCACTGCGCCCAGCCGTTATCGCGGTCGCGGTTGAGGTTGTCGAGCTCATGAAACCAGGCTTCGTAGTTAGGCAGCGCCTCTTCGGTGATGGTGTCGCCGATGAGCACGGCCAGCAGGTCGTAGCTGAGGGTAGAAGCCCGCTCGCGCAATTCCTTTACTTCCTCGAAGAAGGTGTCGCGGCGCGAGTCCGGCAGGTAATCAGCGGGTTGCCAGCTATCCTCTACCTTCTTAAGAAAGGTATAGATATTATCTTTCAGATAGCCTTCAAGTTGCTGAAGTACTTCGCCGCGCGAAATAAGAAGGTCGTTACTGAGTACCATACAAGGGAATGCCACCAGTGAGCGGCTGGTGAATGAACGCGCGAAGGTCGGGTTTTAGTTGAGTTTTACGGGTACATGATTTTGGCATTGTCGGGTTTTAGCCCATATCAGCAACTTATAATTGTTCCAGTCAGTGCTACCTTGCTTGTTTTCAGGCCGTAGCCGTAAGCAGGCCGCCGCAAGGCCGAGCCAGAGATGGAGGCTGCTGCGCCTTATCCGTCGTGGCTGGCCGAGATTTGCCGGATAGTGTCTTCTATCGAAACCGGTTTTTCTTTCCGTGCCCGCTCCTGCAACTGCCCCAGCCGCCGTGCCCCCACTCACTGAGTTTGCCAGCTTCTACCTCTACGGCCTTAGCAATAACCCTTACCGGCAATCGGCTGACGTCGAAAAGTTCGGGCAGTTGTATGACCTGGTAATTGGTGCCCACGGTGGCGTAAGTATCGGCAGCTCGTTTCATCCCTATCAGCTCATCGGCCCAGGTGGCGTAACGGTGTGGTACGCGGCGTATGCGCAGCTCTATAGTCAGCCCAACCGGGCCGCGCTGTTTGAGGCCATGACCGATGAGCAGGCGCGGTTTCTGGTAGCCCCGCCGGCCTCATTCAGCGCGTTTCACGTGTGGCCCGACACGCGCCTGACCAGCGAGGAAAACCCGGTTTTCAGCCACTATATTCCGTTTGTGCTGCCTTTTTTGGTGCGCAAAGGCCCGGCCGCGTTGCGCTGGGATGCCGAGTTTGCAGCGGCAGCGGCTGGCACCCCCGAGGGCATTCAGCCTTACCTGGAAGCCGTGGTAACCGCCCTACGGTTTGTGCAGCCCGCGCCGGCTTTCGTGCTGGGCTTCGCAGAGTTTGACGAACAGCAGCCCGAGCGCGTAATCGAGCGGTTTATGAGCTGCCGCGATACCCTGCTCACGCGCTAGCCCAAGGCTCCGAAAATAACCTGTCGCAGGCAGTCATTTCGCTTACTGCTGGCTGAAGCCGGCCCGCCCGGCCCCGACCGTTACCGGTGCGCCACCCAAAAACTCGCCGTACCAGTGGCCCGAGTCTTTAATAATGCGCTCCTGGGTTTCATAATCGACGTGCACGAGCCCGAAGCGCGGACGATAGCCCTCGGCCCATTCGAAGTTGTCGGTAAAGCTCCAGGGGAAATAGCCGTTTACCTGAATATTGTCGCGGCGGGCCCGCAGCACCTGGCCGATGACCGCTTGCAGGTAAGCCCGACGAGCGGTATCGGGCACGCGGCCTGCCCGGGGCTGGTCGGCAAAGGCCGCGCCCGACTCCGTAACGAACAGCTCGGGTGCGCCGGGGTAGGTAGCAAACTGCTTCAGCATGTGGTAAACCGACTCGGGGTACACCTCCCAGCCCATTTCGGTGGTAGGCACGCCACGCCTGGCGGCCGGCACGAGGGCCGCGCCCAGCAGCGGCAGCCAGGGTGCCCGGCGCACCACCTCGCGGGTATAGTTCTGAATACCCCAGAAATCGAAGTCGAACTGCATCCGCTGCTCGTCGCCGGGGCGCTGGTAGCGGCGCAGCAGCCATCCCAGGGCGGGCAGCTCGGCCGTTGGATAGCCCAGGCCGAGCGTAGGCTCCACAAAAAAGCGATTGAGCAGCGCATCGGCGCGGCGCGTGGCCGCCTCGCTGGGGCCGTGGCCCGGCCGGGCCGGCGTAAGGTAGGAGCACGAAAACGTGGTGCCGATGCGGGCAGTATCGGGCAGCGCCGCCCGCAGCGCCCGGCCGCCCTCGGCCTGGGCCAGCGTAGCGTGGTGGGCCGCCGCCAGAAAGGCGGGCAGACTGCGGCGCCCCGGCGCGTGAATGCCCAGCAGATGCCCCGCCCCCACAAATACCATCGGCTCGTTGAGCACCATCCAGTGCTGCACACGGTCGCCGAGGCGGCGGGCCAGCACCTGGGCGTAGTCGGCCAGCCAGCCCACTACGGCACGGTTGGCCCAGCCGCCGCGCTGTTGCAAAGCCAACGGCAAATCCCAGTGATACACCGTCAGCCAGGGGCGCAGGTCGCGCTCCAGGCAGGCATCCACGAGGCGGTCGTAGAAATCGAGTCCACGCCTGCTGACCGCCCCGGTGCCCTCGGGCAGCACCCGCGACCACGCCACCGAGAGGCGGAAATCGGTTAAGCCCAGCCCCTGCGCCAGGTTTAAATCGTGCTCGTAGCGCGTGAAGAAGTCGGTACTGACGCGGGCATGCTCACCACGCTGAATAGCGCCCGGCCGGCGCGTAAACTCATCCCAGATGCTCGGGCCTTTGCCCTGCTGCTGCCAGGCCCCCTCTACCTGGTAGGCTGCGCAGGCTGCCCCCCAGTAAAAATCGGGCCCGAAGTCGCTGCGCGAATAGCTGCTGGGAGTGGTGGCCGGGAAAAAGGCATCTGGCAATTCCAGCGGGGGCCTGCTGGCAACAAGAAGGTCGTTGGGCATCAAACGGAGCTACGGGAAGGCGGTAAATAGTGCGCAGCGAGTGGTAGTCACTGGACAGTAAGCGTGGTAGTTGGCGGCTTTGCCCCGGCGGGCTATTTCGGGGCGGGGCTACAACGCCAGGGCGGGCGGCCCCACGC
The sequence above is drawn from the Hymenobacter baengnokdamensis genome and encodes:
- a CDS encoding GH1 family beta-glucosidase; the protein is MPNDLLVASRPPLELPDAFFPATTPSSYSRSDFGPDFYWGAACAAYQVEGAWQQQGKGPSIWDEFTRRPGAIQRGEHARVSTDFFTRYEHDLNLAQGLGLTDFRLSVAWSRVLPEGTGAVSRRGLDFYDRLVDACLERDLRPWLTVYHWDLPLALQQRGGWANRAVVGWLADYAQVLARRLGDRVQHWMVLNEPMVFVGAGHLLGIHAPGRRSLPAFLAAAHHATLAQAEGGRALRAALPDTARIGTTFSCSYLTPARPGHGPSEAATRRADALLNRFFVEPTLGLGYPTAELPALGWLLRRYQRPGDEQRMQFDFDFWGIQNYTREVVRRAPWLPLLGAALVPAARRGVPTTEMGWEVYPESVYHMLKQFATYPGAPELFVTESGAAFADQPRAGRVPDTARRAYLQAVIGQVLRARRDNIQVNGYFPWSFTDNFEWAEGYRPRFGLVHVDYETQERIIKDSGHWYGEFLGGAPVTVGAGRAGFSQQ
- a CDS encoding NADP-dependent oxidoreductase; amino-acid sequence: MAKQTQAAYYTEFGGIDKIKVGPLDLPELGEGDVLLRVKAAGINPVDYIVREGYFQQVVPNAFPAVPGWDVAGVVEKRGHGASRFADGAEVYGYVRRPVVQHGTFAEYIVIPECYLARRPATLSWEEAGGLPLAGLTAYQSVFTAGKLKSGETVLILGASGGVGSVAIQLAKSVGATVIAVASAQNADYMSKLGADFTIDYAAGPVAESVKKIAPEGVDLLFDAISGDTLTQSLAALKPAGRLISVLNDGKALSLPPGVYFTHVMAQPSVPDLDHLRELADAGKLHLPIAATFPLAEVKKAFEQIESKHTTGKVVIIP
- a CDS encoding acyl-ACP desaturase, producing MVLSNDLLISRGEVLQQLEGYLKDNIYTFLKKVEDSWQPADYLPDSRRDTFFEEVKELRERASTLSYDLLAVLIGDTITEEALPNYEAWFHELDNLNRDRDNGWAQWIRGWTAEENRHGDLLNRYLYLCGRVNMREFEVSTQYLINDGFDLGTANDPYRAFVYTSYQEMATNISHRRVGQLARTAGDDQLSKICGMIAGDENRHARAYKTFVEKIFELDPSEMMLAFEDMMRKKIVMPAHYMRELGVDMGKTFGHFTDAAQRLGVYTSSDYTDILDTLITDWKIADHTGLTPAAEKARDYVMALPNRLRRVSDRMPVPKLEYKFKWIS